The following coding sequences are from one Solanum stenotomum isolate F172 unplaced genomic scaffold, ASM1918654v1 scaffold21359, whole genome shotgun sequence window:
- the LOC125850997 gene encoding protein SRC1-like — protein MSGIMHKIEEKLHMGEHKEDEDKRKEKGEGHKDKTKEKGEGHREKIKEKLHGEDHKDREEKKKKKNKKDKKDKKHDDVSSSSNSGSGSD, from the coding sequence ATGTCAGGAATAATGCACAAGATAGAGGAGAAACTCCACATGGGAGAACACAAAGAGGATGAAGATAAGAGGAAGGAAAAGGGTGAGGGACACAAGGATAAGACGAAGGAGAAAGGTGAGGGGCATAGGGAGAAGATCAAAGAGAAGCTTCATGGGGAAGATCACAAGGATagagaggagaagaaaaagaagaaaaacaagaaggaTAAGAAGGATAAGAAGCATGATGATGTTAGCAGCAGTAGCAACAGTGGAAGCGGCAGTGATTAG